The following are encoded together in the Primulina tabacum isolate GXHZ01 chromosome 18, ASM2559414v2, whole genome shotgun sequence genome:
- the LOC142533292 gene encoding uncharacterized protein LOC142533292: MGKASVIIYIAVGILLLFLISRSSNNSSSHGQRHRHRRLKVRSNFTFNPPVDPHHHHDRAAAFDPLVAEIERKREDKEWEHHYFQTHHPESHTQSAMSHEPQPEWEDFMDAEDYVNDEERFNVTNRLVLLFPKIDVDPVDEYVTERELTQWNLHQSMKEVLHRTQREIETHDKNKDGFVSFAEYEPPNWVKTSGNDSFGYDMGWWKEDHFNASDADGDGLLNITEFNDFLHPADTKNPKLLQWLCREEIRERDSDKDGKVNFKEFFHGLFDLVRNYDEEGHNSSHVSDDSNESPAKKLFSELDKDGDGYLSDVELLPLIGKLHPSEHYYAKQQSDYIMQQADADKDGRLTLTEMIDSPYVFYSAVFNDDEDSDYDYHDEFR; the protein is encoded by the exons ATGGGAAAGGCATCAGTGATAATCTACATTGCTGTTGGGATACTTCTACTGTTCCTCATCTCTCGCTCCTCCAACAACAGCAGCTCTCACGGCCAACGCCACCGTCATCGCCGCCTCAAAGTACGTTCCAACTTCACCTTCAATCCACCTGTCGACCCGCACCACCATCACGACCGGGCTGCTGCCTTTGACCCACTTGTTGCTGAAATCGAGAGGAAGAGGGAGGACAAGGAATGGGAGCATCATTACTTTCAAACCCACCACCCCGAATCGCATACCCAGTCGGCGATGAGTCACGAGCCTCAGCCGGAGTGGGAGGATTTCATGGATGCAGAGGATTATGTGAATGACGAGGAACGCTTCAATGTCACTAATAGGCTGGTGCTCCTGTTCCCCAAGATTGATGTCGACCCTGTTGATGAGTATGTCACCGAAAGAGAGTTGACTCAGTGGAACCTGCATCAGAGTATGAAAGAGGTGCTGCATCGAACACAGAGGGAGATTGAAACTCATGACAAAAATAAAGATGGTTTTGTGTCTTTTGCTGAGTACGAGCCACCCAACTGGGTCAAGACCTCTG GTAATGATTCATTTGGATATGATATGGGATGGTGGAAAGAGGACCATTTTAATGCATCTGATGCAGATGGAGATGGTCTTCTGAATATCACAGagtttaatga CTTTCTTCATCCAGCTGACACCAAGAATCCCAAGTTGCTTCAGTGGTTGTGCAGAGAGGAGATAAg GGAACGAGATAGTGACAAAGATGGCAAAGTGAACTTCAAAGAGTTTTTCCATGGACTCTTTGACTTGGTTAGAAATTATGATGAAGAGGGTCATAATTCTTCTCATGTCTCTGATGATTCAAACGAGTCCCCTGCTAAAAAATTGTTTTCTGAGCTTGACAAAGATGGTGATGG ATACTTATCTGATGTAGAATTGCTACCCCTTATTGGAAAGCTTCACCCATCAGAACATTACTATGCTAAACAGCAGTCTGACTACATAATGCAGCAG GCTGATGCAGATAAGGATGGGCGTCTGACGTTGACCGAAATGATCGACAGCCCATATGTTTTCTACAGTGCCGTGTTCAACGATGATGAAGATAGCGATTATGATTACCACGACGAATTTCGCTAA